AATCATCGAACATTGCTGGATTTAGCTACGATGAAACAAATCAAACCCTAACTGTAGAATTTCATAGTGGAGCTAGATATAATTATTATGATGTCCCATCACATGTATATGAAAATATGAAAACCGCACCATCTTATGGAAAATTTTTGAACTCAGAAATAAAAGGCGCTTATAGATATGCTAGGCAGTAGTCTTTTATCAATTAACTATCTTTATTAGGGAATTGAAATGAATTTTATACAATTTGATATGGGCCATCTAAGTAAAGGGCAGATTGTTGAAGTAAGCCTTACAAGT
This portion of the Desulfovibrio sp. JC022 genome encodes:
- a CDS encoding KTSC domain-containing protein — its product is MNEWISTQQSSNIAGFSYDETNQTLTVEFHSGARYNYYDVPSHVYENMKTAPSYGKFLNSEIKGAYRYARQ